A region of the Thioploca ingrica genome:
AAAGTGTGGTTAACCAAAGTATAGTTTCCAAAGGATACGGTTGCAATTTTTGTTGTTTGACTTCTTGTTGGAGTATTTCTAAAGATAAATCTACACTTTCAATATGTTCTGCAAAGGCACCATACAGGATCCTTTGAGAAGAATCAATTTGCCCCATATGAATGAGTGAAGTAAAGCAACGTTGTTCGTTGGGTAACACATAGAGAGGAGGCAATCCAGCACAACCAAATCGTTTGGGTTGCCCAGTTTGCACAGCCGCTTGGATTAAACCAAGCAAATACTTAGATGGATCAAACAAATAATCAGTAGACCCAGAATGACTTGATTTTTCTGCAGAATCCAGGTTGATTAATTTATTAGTTAAAGGAAAAGTTTTATCATCTCGAGGTAACGGAGTCGTTTGCAAACTTTGGCTGGTCATTTGAGTAGCGATGGCATTGAGTAAATTGACCAGTGGCTGTACTCGAATGGGTTTGGGTAAAAACCAACGGGTGTCCTTAAAATTTTTTTTCGCGTAGGCGATCATCAATATTTCAGGGCGGGTTAATTGTGATTCCCAAAAAGCTTTACCTTCGGGTTGTTCAATATCAACTAACACAATTTTTGCAGAACTATCCATATTCCACACCGCATTTAATTGTTTTTGCACTAATTGCAACATCGATCGAAACAAGATGATATCAATTTTCTCAAGCGCCTGCGTGGAAATAGTATAAACGTTCATCTAGACCAGTATTTTTTATACACTAAGATAGACAGCAAGCAAAAGGCCAAGTCATTTTACCTTACGATGGGAATAAAGTTGGTTTTGGTTTTTAACAATAGTTGGCGTTTTTCAGTTAAGCAAACTGATAGCAATAATCAATTAACGACTGAATAATGCTGACTTTAAAATCATTATTGGTTTATTTGTTAATACGATTAACTTTTTCTACTATACTATTAAATTACATTTTATATCAATAGCCACTGGAATAACACCCTATAAATAATATCCCCTTAAAATTCGATTCAAATTTTTATTAAGGGATAAGCGAAACCGCTATAAGTATTGCCATCGTGAACCGAGTGGCTTAATCCGTTTGCAAGGAAGCGAGCAATGCCTGGATAAGTATTTTAACATCATTGGGTTGTCTAGCATCAACTTCAAAAACTGGCAAAATCTGTTTTCTTTCTAACAGTTTGTTGGAATAGTCTTCCAAGGTGACCTGACGAGAGATATCCATTCGTGTTACCCCAATAACAGCGCTGGTTTGTTGAATAAAATCATTAAATGCATCTAAGTAAAATACTAAATCAGCTAGCGGCTCCGGTTTCGCATTATCAACTAAAAGAACTAAACCAATTCCACCTCGACACAGAATAGTCCACATGTAATTAAAACGTTCTTGTCCAGGTGTACCGTATAAATGCACCCGATTATTATCTTCTAAAGTAAGATACCCATAATCTAAAGCAACCGTTGTCGTTTCTTTGCGCAATTTAGTTTCATCCGTACAGGGTACTTCAGTCGCAATCGGTGGTACCTCACTAATAGTCCCTATCGCTGTGGTTTTACCAGCACCCATTGGTCCAGTAAAAATAATTTTATCCATCATTATTTTAGGTGTGAAGAGTTTACCAATAAAAATTAGGGTGGAATTTCAAAATAAAACAACCCGTCACCGGTCAAAGTCAACTTAACTTTTCCAACACTATGATAACTAAAGTTATCATGGGAAATAGTGATCTCATGATGAATTTTCATTCCTCGACAACGAGTAACCCGACAACTTATTAAATCGACAACGGTATAGTGATGAGAGAAGTCATCAACCCATTTTAACTTTACAGCAAACAGTCACCCGGGTAAAACGATAATTAACAATATTTCAGAACATTTTTAATTATAGCTCGGACTAGGTTCAATCTGTCCAACAAAAATTTTTTCTCCTCACCGGTTTACCGGAAACTTAACTTCACTAACCGGCATTCCATCCGCTTGAATAATATACTGACTGAATAAAAATCTAACCCTGTCAACACAATCCTTTCAGTTTATTTATTTAAAATGCTATAATTTACTTGGTAAAAATGTTGGTTGTTAAAGTCACTCGGTTATTTCTATTCATTAACTGCGAGATAAATTAGTATTTTTTAAAAACAACACAATGAATTGGGCTGATGTCGGTATTATTGTTATCATCTTACTCCTGGGTATGACAAGCTTCTTGCAGGGTTTAGTTAAAGAATTACTATCCCTGTTAGCTTGGTTATGTTCTTTCACCATGGCTTTATTTTTTCTCGATGATTTGGCGCGGTTACTTGAAATAATAATTCCTTTTGCTGATCTACGCTTAGGTGTTGCTTTAATCACCCTGTTTTTGTTAACTTTAATTCTTTTAGAATGGATAAGTTACTTGGTTATTAATTCCATGAAATCCAGCCAATTATCTTTACCTGATCAATTTATCGGCATGCTGTTTGGCATAATAAAAGGTAACTTAGTTATTATTTTATTCATGATGTGTGCTGGTGTTACTCAACTGCCAATGACACTATGGTGGCAAAAATCTTTTTTTATTCAAACTAATAAGCCAATTGTTATTCTATTACGTAGCCAATTACCTATTGAAATTGCCATTCAATTCAATTTTGATCCCGCTCCTGAACAAAATTCACTGGCATTGTAGACTTATTCTACATCGATTCCAAAGATTTATTCTATTACCTCAAAAGACAACAATATCTCTCTTAACTAATCCAAAACAATAGCGTATTTTCAGCTAAAATTTTTTGGTGATGACCTTTTGCCAATTCGAAATATCAGGCTGATGATAAAAATATCGTCACCATGTTAATATTTTGACGCAGTTTAACTGATTAATAGGTATTTTATCATGTGTGGAATTATTGGGATTGTTGGAAAATCAAGTGTTAATCAAGCATTATATGATGGATTGACCATGTTACAACATCGCGGCCAAGACGCAGCCGGTATAGTGACTTGCGATAATAATCGTTTATATTTAAGAAAAAATAATGGATTGGTTCGAGATGTATTTCATACCCGTCATATGTTGAATTTACGGGGTAATATGGGGATAGGACATGTTCGTTATCCAACCGCTGGGTGTGAATCCGGTGCTGAGGCACAACCGTTTTATGTCAACTCCCCCTATGGCATTTCTTTGGCCCATAATGGTAATTTAACGAATGCCGATGCCTTGAAAAATGATTTATTTCGAGAAGATTTACGTCACATCAATACGGATTCCGATTCAGAAATATTACTCAATGTGTTAGCTCACGAGTTACATAAATTAAATAAACTAAAAATTAATCATGAAGATATTTTCACGGCGGTTCGCGGGGTACACCAACGTTGTCGAGGTGGTTATGCCGCTGTGACGATGATCACCGGCTATGGTCTCGTTGCCTTTCGTGATCCTTATGGAATTCGTCCGATTGTCTTTGGCAAACGCGAAACCGCCACCGGTACTGAGTATATGGTGGCTTCAGAAAGTGTGGCTATTAATGTCTTAGGTTTTGAATTAGTGCGGGATCTCGTCCCGGGTGAAGCCCTTTTTATTACCGCAGAAGGGCAATTGTATACGCAACAATGTGCTGAAAATCCCGTGTATTCTCCTTGTATATTTGAAATTGTTTATATGGCCCGTCCGGATTCGATCATCGATGGTATTTCTGTCTATAAAGCACGTTTACGGATGGGTAAATTCCTCGCCAAGAAAATTCTTCGTCTTTATCCCAAACATGATATTGATGTGGTGATTCCTATTCCAGATACCAGTCGTACTGCAGCCGTACAATTAGCTCATGTGCTCAATCGCAAATACCGCGAAGGATTTGTAAAAAATCGCTATATCCCCAGAACCTTTATTATGCCCGGGCAAAGTATGCGGAAGAAATCGGTACGTCAGAAACTGAACGCGATTAATTTAGAATTTCAGCACAAAAATGTGTTACTCGTCGATGATTCTATTGTTCGTGGTACCACCTGTAAACAAATTATCCAAATGGCACGAGATGCCGGGGCAAAAAAAGTTTATTTTGCTTCTGCTGCTCCACCGGTTCGTTACCCGAATGTCTACGGAATTGATATGCCTTCGGTAGAAGAATTACTTGCTCATAATCGGACAACCGAGGAGATTGCTGATATCATTGGTGCTGATTGGTTAGTCTATCAAGATTTAGAAGATTTGCTCGCCGGTGCCCGTAAAGGCAATAAAAACATTAAACATTTTGATACTTCTTGCTTTACTGGCCATTATGTTACCGGTGATGTTGATCAAAGCTATCTTGAACAACTGGCCTTTCGCCGCAATGATACCGCTAAAATGGAACGGCAGTTTGAAACAACAGAAGTAATTGAATTATACAATGTTATTTAGGAATAACCCATGACTATCAATTGGAATGAATTGGGTTTTAATACCCGCGCAGTACGAGTTGGACAAGTTCGTAGTCAGGAAGGTGAACATAGCGAAGCGTTGTTTCCAACCTCGAGCTTTGTCTTTGACAATGCCGCACAAGCGGCTGCTCGGTTTGCACAGACCGAACCCGGTAATATTTATTCGCGATTTACTAACCCCACGGTACGTAATTTTGAAGAACGTCTGGCGGCTTTGGAAGGTGGAGAACGTTGTATGGCCACTTCCTCTGGAATGGCCGCTATTTTTAGTACTTGTCTTGGGTTACTGAAAGCGGGTGATCATCTGATTGCTTCTCAAAGTATTTTTGGTGCAACCGTGACCTTACTGAATAACATTTTGTCAAAATTTGCCATTCAAACGACCTTCGTTAATTTAACTGATCTCGATAGTTGGCGGGCGGCTATCCAACCGAACACCAAACTGTTTTTTCTCGAAACGCCTTCTAATCCGTTAACTGAAATTGCCGATATTAGAGCACTTGCTGAACTCGCTCATGCACATCACTGTTTACTGGTGGTCGACAATTGTTTCTGTACGCCAGCATTGCAAAGACCGCTGTCTTTAGGGGCTGATATTGTTATCCACTCAGCGACAAAATATTTGGATGGTCAAGGACGGTGTATTGGCGGTGCGATTGTTGGATCAGAACGATTGGTTGGTGGGGACATTTTTGCTATCCTGCGTTCGGGTGGTCCCACGATGAGTCCTTTTAACGCTTGGATCTTCTTGAAAGGCTTAGAAACGTTGCAGTTACGAATGCAAAAACATTGTGATAATGCAGAAATTCTGGCACGTTGGTTAGCAACGCAAGCAGCCGTCGAACGGATCTACTATCCCGGCTTGCCTTCTCATCCACAACATAACTTAGCTAAAACTCAACAAAATCGCTTTGGTGGTTTAGTATCGTTTGAGGTCAAGGGTGGACAAGAATTGGCGTGGCGAGTAATTGATTCCACGAGAATCATGTCGATTACAGCTAATCTAGGTGATGTTAAAACGACTATTACGCATCCGGCCAGTACGACTCATGGGCGTATCACCCCCGAACAACGCCGTGCCGCTGGTATTAGTGATGGTCTGAT
Encoded here:
- a CDS encoding GTP-binding protein, with amino-acid sequence MMDKIIFTGPMGAGKTTAIGTISEVPPIATEVPCTDETKLRKETTTVALDYGYLTLEDNNRVHLYGTPGQERFNYMWTILCRGGIGLVLLVDNAKPEPLADLVFYLDAFNDFIQQTSAVIGVTRMDISRQVTLEDYSNKLLERKQILPVFEVDARQPNDVKILIQALLASLQTD
- a CDS encoding colicin V production protein, whose protein sequence is MNWADVGIIVIILLLGMTSFLQGLVKELLSLLAWLCSFTMALFFLDDLARLLEIIIPFADLRLGVALITLFLLTLILLEWISYLVINSMKSSQLSLPDQFIGMLFGIIKGNLVIILFMMCAGVTQLPMTLWWQKSFFIQTNKPIVILLRSQLPIEIAIQFNFDPAPEQNSLAL
- a CDS encoding amidophosphoribosyltransferase, with protein sequence MCGIIGIVGKSSVNQALYDGLTMLQHRGQDAAGIVTCDNNRLYLRKNNGLVRDVFHTRHMLNLRGNMGIGHVRYPTAGCESGAEAQPFYVNSPYGISLAHNGNLTNADALKNDLFREDLRHINTDSDSEILLNVLAHELHKLNKLKINHEDIFTAVRGVHQRCRGGYAAVTMITGYGLVAFRDPYGIRPIVFGKRETATGTEYMVASESVAINVLGFELVRDLVPGEALFITAEGQLYTQQCAENPVYSPCIFEIVYMARPDSIIDGISVYKARLRMGKFLAKKILRLYPKHDIDVVIPIPDTSRTAAVQLAHVLNRKYREGFVKNRYIPRTFIMPGQSMRKKSVRQKLNAINLEFQHKNVLLVDDSIVRGTTCKQIIQMARDAGAKKVYFASAAPPVRYPNVYGIDMPSVEELLAHNRTTEEIADIIGADWLVYQDLEDLLAGARKGNKNIKHFDTSCFTGHYVTGDVDQSYLEQLAFRRNDTAKMERQFETTEVIELYNVI
- a CDS encoding O-succinylhomoserine sulfhydrylase; the encoded protein is MTINWNELGFNTRAVRVGQVRSQEGEHSEALFPTSSFVFDNAAQAAARFAQTEPGNIYSRFTNPTVRNFEERLAALEGGERCMATSSGMAAIFSTCLGLLKAGDHLIASQSIFGATVTLLNNILSKFAIQTTFVNLTDLDSWRAAIQPNTKLFFLETPSNPLTEIADIRALAELAHAHHCLLVVDNCFCTPALQRPLSLGADIVIHSATKYLDGQGRCIGGAIVGSERLVGGDIFAILRSGGPTMSPFNAWIFLKGLETLQLRMQKHCDNAEILARWLATQAAVERIYYPGLPSHPQHNLAKTQQNRFGGLVSFEVKGGQELAWRVIDSTRIMSITANLGDVKTTITHPASTTHGRITPEQRRAAGISDGLIRISVGLEDIEDLQADLSRGLNP